One genomic region from Yersinia canariae encodes:
- the yhdP gene encoding AsmA2 domain-containing protein YhdP — protein MRRLPRIIFATGATMIVVVALLVSGLRMMLPLINDYRPQIVAKVQSISGIPLEVGFMQGTWETFGPTLELRDISAKLPKADWQVQRVTLALDVWQSLLHWRWQFRDMTFYQLKLDLHTTLDRQQNNGSSFEASTITDIFLRQLDHFDLRNSRISFLTPSGPRAELEIPQLTWLNSPNRHRAEGQISLSTINGQHGVLMVRMDLHDNQGILNNGTVYMQADNIDLKPWISRWLHNNTGLDSAEFSLAAWLTIKSGEIYSGNVLLSQGQANWTVGDESHQLAVDNFVLEGRRQGNGWQVDAPELSLKTDGQPWPKGHLSALWLPENTQFIGPDQSQELRIRATNIQLERVGPLLPTLSLFTPELMNHLADLQPQGMVDAVALDIPISQPQRTRFQAKWHDISWQHWDMLPGVNNFAGALSGSAELGRLDINLKNSTLPYGDMFRAPLEVSQASGAVNWQVNDKGWELWSDQLDVRAKSLWGNGSFRYMQPDQGQPWLKILSGIRLYDATDAWRYFPVPLMGGKLADYLTESLQGGQVDNATLIYNGNPHDFPYKHKEGQFQVYVPLRNATFAFQPDWPALDNLAIDLNFLNEGLWMDAPHAMLGKVTGSNISANIPDYLKEKLYVDAEVAGEGSAVHDYFTDTPLNDSVAETLEELQVGGKVSGRLHLDIPLEENRITHASGEVTLKNNSLLVKPLQSQLENISGKFRFNDGNLESDTLSANWFGQPLSVDFTTEEQPKNFLVNVGLHGDWLPAKLPGVPNDVAKLLSGSANWQGKVAVQLPKNGKPDYKIDVSADLKKVSSHLPPPLDKASGQPLPLQVQAVGGLDSFTLSGSAGSNNAFNSQWLMQKQQVELARAIWQTGSKKTPPLPDDKGLVLNLPNLDGERWLDLLASEFAAVSAPFASSDKPTIKGGQSNVILPKRLTLQTPQLLIGGQAWHELTLDVDPLPAGTKVTAKGKEVDGSLLMVERGPWHADINYLYYNPQWAGSEAKDPLAQAALQEPQSPSKITFHDWPALQLRCKDCWILGQSVGRINADLTPKDHILTLTNGLIEAGNGRAKISGQWLQDSSGDKTSLNVALSGPKIDETLSFFGLITPIKDASFDINADVNWRGVPWQPQINTLNGTLKSRLGRGLLTDLGGGRAGQLLRLVSFDALLRKLQLDFSDTFSRDFAFDSIRGSANIKDGVMHTNDLVVDGLAADIAMSGNVDLAKRKIAMEAVITPEISATVGVATAFAINPVVGAAVFAASKILGPLWSKVSLIRYQITGSLDQPNIHEVLRQLKESKAP, from the coding sequence GTGAGGCGACTGCCCAGGATAATATTTGCGACAGGCGCCACAATGATTGTTGTGGTGGCACTGTTGGTCAGTGGGCTACGCATGATGCTGCCTCTCATCAACGACTATCGTCCGCAAATCGTGGCCAAGGTTCAGTCCATCAGCGGTATTCCACTGGAAGTGGGGTTCATGCAAGGGACGTGGGAAACGTTTGGCCCGACGTTGGAATTGCGTGATATTAGCGCTAAATTGCCGAAAGCCGACTGGCAGGTGCAACGGGTGACCCTTGCGCTGGATGTATGGCAGTCATTGCTACATTGGCGCTGGCAGTTCCGCGATATGACTTTCTATCAATTGAAGCTGGATCTCCATACCACGCTGGATAGACAGCAAAATAATGGCAGCAGTTTTGAAGCTAGCACTATCACCGATATCTTCTTGCGTCAGTTAGATCACTTTGATCTGCGCAACAGCCGTATTTCTTTCCTTACCCCATCAGGCCCGCGCGCCGAATTAGAGATTCCACAACTTACCTGGCTTAACTCCCCCAACCGGCATCGCGCGGAAGGGCAAATCAGTTTATCGACCATTAATGGCCAGCATGGCGTGCTGATGGTTCGGATGGATCTGCATGATAATCAAGGTATTTTAAATAATGGCACTGTTTACATGCAGGCCGATAATATTGATTTAAAACCTTGGATTAGCCGTTGGCTGCACAACAATACGGGCTTGGACAGCGCGGAGTTCAGTCTGGCGGCTTGGCTAACTATCAAAAGTGGCGAAATCTACAGCGGCAATGTTTTGCTCAGCCAAGGGCAAGCTAACTGGACTGTGGGTGATGAATCCCATCAGTTAGCGGTAGATAATTTTGTGCTGGAAGGCCGCCGTCAGGGTAATGGTTGGCAAGTTGATGCGCCGGAATTGAGTCTTAAAACGGATGGTCAGCCTTGGCCAAAAGGGCATTTATCTGCGCTGTGGTTGCCGGAAAATACCCAATTTATTGGGCCAGACCAGTCTCAAGAGTTACGAATTCGTGCCACAAATATTCAGCTAGAGCGGGTGGGGCCGTTATTACCCACTTTGTCACTGTTTACCCCCGAGCTAATGAATCACTTAGCTGATTTACAACCTCAAGGGATGGTAGATGCTGTGGCATTGGATATTCCCATTAGCCAGCCGCAAAGAACCCGCTTTCAGGCAAAATGGCACGATATCAGCTGGCAGCATTGGGATATGTTGCCAGGGGTGAATAATTTTGCCGGGGCGTTGAGCGGCTCAGCCGAACTTGGGCGCTTGGATATTAACCTCAAAAACAGCACATTACCTTATGGCGATATGTTCCGCGCCCCATTAGAGGTCAGCCAGGCCAGCGGTGCAGTGAACTGGCAAGTTAATGATAAAGGTTGGGAGCTCTGGAGTGATCAGTTGGATGTCCGGGCTAAATCATTGTGGGGTAATGGCAGTTTCCGTTATATGCAGCCTGACCAAGGCCAGCCGTGGCTTAAGATCTTGAGCGGTATCCGCCTGTATGATGCAACTGATGCCTGGCGCTACTTCCCGGTGCCTTTAATGGGCGGGAAACTGGCCGACTATCTAACAGAGTCGTTACAGGGTGGGCAGGTGGATAATGCCACGCTGATTTACAACGGCAATCCCCATGATTTTCCTTATAAACATAAAGAAGGCCAGTTCCAGGTTTATGTGCCGCTACGTAACGCCACTTTCGCGTTCCAGCCAGATTGGCCTGCATTAGATAATTTAGCTATCGACCTTAATTTCCTTAATGAAGGTCTGTGGATGGACGCGCCCCATGCCATGTTGGGCAAGGTTACCGGTAGCAATATCAGCGCCAATATCCCGGACTATCTGAAAGAAAAATTGTACGTGGATGCTGAAGTTGCCGGTGAAGGGAGCGCAGTTCATGACTATTTTACTGATACACCACTCAATGACTCAGTGGCGGAGACGCTGGAAGAGTTGCAGGTGGGCGGAAAAGTTAGTGGGCGCTTACATCTCGATATCCCACTGGAAGAAAACCGCATTACACATGCCAGCGGCGAGGTCACGCTGAAAAACAACAGTCTGTTAGTGAAGCCTCTGCAAAGCCAACTGGAGAATATCAGCGGTAAGTTCCGTTTCAATGATGGCAATCTCGAGAGTGATACCTTATCAGCCAATTGGTTCGGGCAGCCGTTATCCGTTGATTTTACTACCGAAGAACAACCCAAGAACTTTTTGGTGAATGTTGGATTACACGGCGACTGGTTGCCGGCCAAATTACCGGGCGTGCCGAATGATGTGGCGAAATTACTGAGTGGCAGCGCCAACTGGCAAGGTAAAGTTGCCGTGCAATTACCTAAAAACGGTAAGCCAGATTACAAAATTGATGTTTCTGCCGATCTTAAGAAAGTGAGCAGTCACTTACCTCCACCGCTCGATAAAGCAAGCGGTCAGCCATTACCGCTACAGGTACAAGCAGTCGGTGGGCTGGACAGTTTTACCTTGTCTGGCAGTGCGGGCAGTAACAATGCTTTTAATAGCCAATGGTTGATGCAAAAACAGCAGGTTGAATTGGCCCGCGCAATCTGGCAGACCGGCAGTAAAAAAACACCACCGCTGCCGGACGATAAAGGTTTGGTGCTCAATTTACCTAACCTCGATGGCGAGCGCTGGCTGGATCTGCTGGCATCAGAGTTTGCGGCAGTCAGCGCGCCTTTTGCCTCATCAGATAAACCGACTATCAAAGGTGGGCAGTCCAATGTCATTTTGCCTAAACGGCTGACATTACAGACGCCTCAGCTCTTGATCGGTGGGCAAGCTTGGCATGAGCTGACATTGGATGTCGACCCATTACCCGCAGGTACGAAGGTCACGGCGAAAGGCAAGGAAGTGGATGGAAGCCTGCTTATGGTAGAACGTGGGCCATGGCATGCCGATATTAATTACCTTTATTACAACCCGCAATGGGCGGGGAGTGAAGCGAAAGATCCACTGGCGCAGGCGGCCTTGCAGGAGCCACAAAGCCCCAGTAAGATCACATTCCATGACTGGCCAGCTCTGCAATTGCGCTGCAAAGATTGTTGGATTTTGGGGCAAAGTGTCGGGCGGATTAATGCAGATTTGACCCCGAAAGACCACATTCTGACGCTAACCAATGGGCTTATAGAAGCAGGTAACGGGCGAGCGAAAATTAGCGGCCAGTGGCTGCAAGACAGTTCAGGTGATAAAACGTCCCTGAATGTTGCGCTGAGTGGGCCAAAAATCGATGAAACGCTTTCGTTCTTTGGCCTGATAACGCCAATTAAGGATGCTTCGTTTGATATCAATGCTGATGTAAATTGGCGTGGTGTTCCGTGGCAACCGCAGATTAATACCCTGAATGGCACGTTAAAGAGTAGATTGGGCAGAGGGCTACTGACTGATCTTGGCGGTGGGCGTGCAGGGCAGCTATTGCGGCTAGTCAGTTTTGACGCACTATTACGTAAGCTCCAGCTCGATTTTAGTGATACGTTTAGTCGTGACTTCGCGTTTGATTCTATTCGGGGCAGCGCCAATATTAAAGATGGTGTGATGCATACCAATGATTTAGTAGTTGATGGCTTAGCCGCCGATATTGCCATGAGTGGCAATGTAGATTTAGCTAAACGAAAAATTGCCATGGAGGCGGTCATTACCCCAGAGATTTCCGCCACTGTCGGTGTTGCAACTGCCTTTGCGATTAACCCTGTGGTGGGGGCGGCGGTATTTGCTGCCTCGAAAATTTTAGGGCCGTTATGGAGTAAGGTTTCGCTGATTCGCTATCAGATTACCGGTAGTCTGGACCAGCCGAACATCCATGAAGTATTACGCCAGCTAAAGGAGAGTAAGGCGCCATGA
- a CDS encoding Maf family protein: MTALYLASGSPRRRELLTLLDVPFEVLKTVVEEQRKPEESAQEYVRRLAQDKALAGVSVAPQDLPVLGADTIVVLNGQVLEKPRDKADAQQILSALSGQQHQVITAVSIADRQDVLSAMVVTDVTFRVLSQLEISDYIATGEPMDKAGAYGIQGKGGCFVRSITGSYHAVVGLPLVETHELLSNFIALRNVRGIHDS, encoded by the coding sequence ATGACCGCCCTGTACCTCGCCTCTGGCTCTCCGCGTCGCCGTGAATTACTGACCCTGCTTGATGTCCCTTTTGAGGTACTGAAAACAGTGGTTGAAGAGCAGCGTAAACCTGAGGAAAGTGCACAAGAATATGTCCGGCGCTTAGCACAGGACAAAGCACTGGCTGGGGTGAGTGTCGCACCACAGGATTTGCCGGTATTAGGTGCAGATACTATTGTGGTGTTAAATGGGCAAGTATTAGAAAAACCAAGGGATAAAGCGGATGCACAGCAAATTCTGAGTGCATTGTCCGGGCAGCAGCATCAAGTGATTACTGCGGTGTCTATTGCTGACCGACAAGATGTATTATCTGCCATGGTTGTGACAGATGTGACATTTCGCGTGTTATCCCAGTTGGAAATCAGTGACTATATTGCTACCGGTGAACCCATGGACAAAGCGGGCGCTTACGGTATTCAGGGGAAAGGTGGTTGTTTCGTCAGGTCCATTACAGGCAGTTACCATGCCGTGGTGGGGCTGCCGTTGGTTGAAACCCATGAATTACTAAGTAATTTCATTGCGCTACGTAATGTGAGAGGAATACATGACAGCTGA
- the rng gene encoding ribonuclease G yields the protein MTAELLVNITPSETRVAYIDGGILQEIHIEREAKRGIVGNIYKGRVSRVLPGMQAAFVDIGLDKAAFLHASDIMPHTECVAGDEQKNFNVRDIAELVRQGQDLMVQVVKDPLGTKGARLTTDITLPSRYLVLMPGAAHVGVSQRIESEAERERLKKTVAEYCDEQGGFIIRTAAEGIGEEELAADAAFLKRLWTKVQERKKRNITKYKLYGEMALAQRVLRDFAGAALDKIRVDSKLTYDLLVEFTSEYIPEMTEKLELYAGKQPIFDLYDVENEIQRSLERKVELKSGGYLIIDQTEAMTTVDINTGAFVGHRNLDETIFNTNIEATQAIARQLRMRNLGGIIIIDFIDMSNEEHRRRVLHSLEQALSKDRVKTSINGFSQLGLVEMTRKRTRESIEHVLCNECPTCRGRGTVKSVETVCYEILREIVRVHHAYDSDRFLVYASPAVGEALKGEESHALAEVEIFVGKQVKVQIEPLYNQEQFDVVMM from the coding sequence ATGACAGCTGAATTACTGGTCAATATTACACCGTCTGAAACGCGGGTTGCCTACATTGACGGTGGCATCCTGCAAGAAATTCATATTGAGCGCGAAGCGAAAAGAGGGATTGTCGGCAATATCTACAAAGGTCGCGTTAGCCGGGTTCTGCCGGGCATGCAAGCAGCTTTTGTCGATATAGGTCTGGATAAGGCCGCTTTCCTCCATGCTTCCGATATCATGCCCCACACCGAATGCGTGGCTGGGGATGAGCAGAAAAACTTCAATGTGCGCGATATCGCTGAACTGGTCCGCCAGGGGCAGGATCTTATGGTGCAAGTGGTGAAAGATCCGCTCGGCACGAAAGGCGCACGTTTGACCACTGATATCACTCTACCTTCCCGCTACTTGGTCTTAATGCCAGGGGCTGCCCATGTTGGCGTTTCTCAGCGTATTGAAAGTGAAGCTGAGCGCGAGCGCTTGAAGAAAACCGTGGCAGAGTATTGTGATGAGCAAGGCGGTTTCATTATCCGCACTGCCGCGGAAGGGATTGGTGAAGAGGAATTGGCCGCTGATGCCGCTTTTCTCAAACGTTTGTGGACGAAAGTTCAAGAGCGTAAAAAACGCAATATCACCAAATATAAACTGTATGGTGAAATGGCACTTGCACAACGTGTCCTCCGCGATTTTGCCGGGGCGGCGTTGGATAAAATCCGCGTCGATTCTAAATTGACTTATGATTTACTGGTGGAGTTTACCAGTGAATATATTCCAGAAATGACCGAAAAACTGGAACTGTATGCTGGCAAGCAACCCATTTTTGATCTCTATGATGTCGAAAATGAAATACAGCGATCATTAGAGCGCAAAGTTGAGTTAAAATCAGGTGGTTACCTGATTATTGATCAGACCGAAGCCATGACGACCGTGGATATCAATACTGGCGCTTTTGTCGGGCATCGTAATCTTGACGAGACTATCTTCAATACCAATATTGAAGCCACCCAAGCCATTGCCCGCCAGTTGCGGATGCGGAATCTGGGTGGGATTATCATTATTGATTTCATTGATATGAGTAATGAAGAACATCGTCGGCGTGTATTGCATTCACTGGAACAGGCACTGAGTAAAGATCGAGTAAAAACCAGTATTAACGGTTTTTCTCAGCTAGGTTTAGTCGAGATGACACGCAAGCGCACGCGGGAGAGTATTGAGCATGTGCTGTGCAATGAGTGCCCGACCTGTCGTGGCCGTGGCACGGTCAAATCGGTAGAAACCGTGTGCTATGAAATTTTGCGCGAGATTGTCCGTGTTCACCATGCTTATGATTCTGACCGCTTCCTGGTTTATGCTTCTCCGGCCGTGGGGGAAGCGCTAAAAGGCGAAGAGTCTCATGCACTGGCTGAAGTGGAAATCTTCGTCGGTAAGCAAGTGAAAGTGCAAATTGAGCCGCTGTATAACCAAGAGCAGTTTGATGTGGTGATGATGTAA